A genome region from Streptomyces sp. NBC_01296 includes the following:
- a CDS encoding threonine ammonia-lyase, with product MTTAPAAPAAPVTSGGPAGAVRAPLGPADVAAAAARIAGHVRRTPLLPGLPAPDLHRTGRRLLLKAEHLQYGGSFKLRGAANAVLALGARRIVTGSSGNHGIALARLAAALGAEVTVVLAGGAHPAKIALIRALGGRTLGVPGGVAERDARARALAEETGAVLVPSSDHELVVAGQGTVGLEILAEVPDAETVYVPTGGGGLLAGVCLAAYGHPVRVVGVEPAGSPRYARSLAAGHPVRLAPGDTVADGLRGQQPGAVPYPVIRDRVDDLVTVSDAEILAAAALLRRRGIEAEPSGAVALAGAMRAGRGSGRAVAVVSGGNTTAALTAAAAAAAAPTASRTERPPHAARTARTTRTTPTSHTTPTTRSLLEEIS from the coding sequence ATGACCACCGCACCTGCGGCGCCTGCCGCGCCCGTCACGTCCGGCGGGCCGGCCGGCGCCGTGCGCGCCCCGCTCGGCCCGGCCGACGTGGCGGCCGCGGCCGCGCGGATCGCCGGGCACGTCCGGCGTACCCCGCTGCTGCCGGGGCTGCCCGCGCCCGACCTCCACCGGACGGGCCGGCGGCTGCTGCTGAAGGCCGAACACCTCCAGTACGGCGGCTCGTTCAAGCTGCGCGGGGCCGCCAATGCGGTCCTGGCGCTGGGGGCCCGGCGGATCGTCACCGGCTCCTCCGGCAATCACGGCATCGCGCTGGCCCGCCTGGCGGCCGCGCTCGGCGCCGAGGTGACCGTGGTGCTGGCCGGCGGGGCGCACCCCGCGAAGATCGCCCTGATCCGGGCGCTCGGCGGGCGGACGCTCGGCGTGCCGGGCGGTGTCGCCGAGCGCGACGCCCGGGCGCGGGCGCTGGCCGAGGAGACGGGCGCGGTCCTCGTGCCCTCCTCCGACCACGAACTGGTGGTCGCCGGGCAGGGCACGGTCGGCCTGGAGATCCTCGCCGAGGTGCCCGACGCAGAGACCGTGTACGTGCCGACCGGCGGGGGCGGGCTGCTCGCGGGGGTGTGCCTCGCCGCGTACGGGCATCCGGTGCGGGTGGTGGGCGTCGAGCCCGCCGGCAGCCCCCGCTACGCCCGGTCCCTGGCCGCGGGGCACCCCGTACGGCTGGCGCCCGGTGACACCGTCGCCGACGGGCTGCGCGGCCAGCAGCCGGGGGCGGTGCCGTATCCGGTCATCCGGGACCGGGTCGACGACCTGGTCACCGTGTCCGACGCGGAGATCCTCGCCGCGGCCGCGCTGCTGCGGCGGCGCGGGATCGAGGCCGAGCCGTCCGGCGCGGTCGCGCTGGCCGGGGCGATGCGGGCGGGTCGCGGGAGCGGCCGCGCCGTCGCCGTCGTCTCCGGCGGCAACACCACGGCGGCCCTGACGGCGGCCGCGGCAGCCGCCGCGGCCCCCACCGCTTCCCGTACCGAACGACCCCCGCACGCGGCCCGCACGGCCCGCACCACCCGCACCACCCCGACGTCTCACACCACCCCCACCACCCGTTCGCTCCTGGAGGAGATCTCATGA
- a CDS encoding acyl carrier protein, translating to MTTTVTETEHPTAQLTGAALTELVVSIYRETMGVADLDEQSDFYEWGGDSLTAFRITARLEEALGAEVPVALVFAYPSPADLADVVHADFVRA from the coding sequence ATGACCACGACCGTGACCGAGACCGAGCACCCGACCGCGCAGCTGACCGGCGCCGCCCTGACCGAGCTGGTCGTCTCCATCTACCGCGAGACCATGGGAGTGGCCGACCTCGACGAGCAGAGCGACTTCTACGAATGGGGCGGCGATTCGCTGACCGCGTTCCGGATCACCGCACGGCTCGAGGAGGCACTCGGGGCAGAGGTCCCGGTGGCCCTGGTCTTCGCCTACCCCTCGCCCGCGGACCTCGCCGACGTCGTCCACGCCGACTTCGTCCGGGCATGA